In Limnobaculum parvum, one DNA window encodes the following:
- the rnz gene encoding ribonuclease Z, which translates to MELIFLGTGAGTPSKERNVSSLVLNLLSERNSFWMFDCGEGTQHQVLHSSIRLGRLEKIFITHLHGDHIFGLPGLLSSRSMAGSQDPLALYGPPGIKAFVETALNLSGSYLTYPLEIIEIQPGKVVEDQQFCVTALPLVHGIESFGYRIVETDKPGTLDASRLLAEGIPAGPIFQRLKAGELVSLDDGRVVNGHDYLGPAQKGRSLAIFGDTSPSETSLVLAKNVDVMVHETTLEASMAEQANSRGHSTTQQTAELAKAAGAKRLIITHFSARYDSEESVRLLAECQEIFPQTEMACDLAVFTL; encoded by the coding sequence ATGGAATTGATTTTTCTAGGTACTGGTGCCGGAACACCAAGTAAAGAACGAAATGTGAGCAGCCTAGTACTGAATCTGCTTAGTGAACGGAATAGCTTTTGGATGTTTGATTGTGGGGAAGGAACTCAGCATCAGGTTTTGCATTCTTCAATAAGACTTGGGCGTCTGGAAAAGATCTTTATCACTCATTTACATGGGGATCATATCTTTGGTCTGCCTGGATTACTCAGTAGTCGCTCAATGGCTGGTTCTCAGGATCCACTGGCGCTGTATGGCCCGCCGGGCATTAAAGCGTTTGTTGAGACTGCACTGAACCTCAGTGGTTCTTATCTGACCTACCCACTGGAGATTATAGAAATTCAACCGGGTAAGGTGGTGGAAGACCAACAGTTTTGCGTCACTGCATTGCCGTTGGTACATGGGATAGAAAGCTTTGGCTATCGAATTGTAGAAACCGATAAACCGGGGACTTTGGATGCTTCTCGTTTATTGGCCGAAGGGATACCTGCGGGCCCAATTTTTCAGCGCTTGAAAGCCGGTGAACTGGTTTCATTGGATGATGGCCGAGTGGTTAACGGTCATGATTATCTTGGCCCAGCTCAGAAAGGGCGATCGTTAGCAATATTTGGCGATACTTCCCCCTCTGAAACATCATTAGTGCTGGCTAAAAATGTTGATGTGATGGTTCATGAAACCACACTGGAAGCATCAATGGCCGAGCAGGCCAATAGCCGGGGGCATTCTACAACTCAACAGACGGCGGAGTTGGCTAAGGCTGCGGGAGCCAAACGTTTAATCATTACTCATTTTAGTGCGCGTTATGATTCAGAAGAGAGTGTTCGCTTGCTGGCCGAGTGTCAGGAAATATTCCCACAAACTGAGATGGCTTGTGATTTAGCTGTATTCACACTTTAG
- a CDS encoding NAD(P)H-dependent oxidoreductase, translated as MSKILIINAMKKFAHSNGELNLTLHHAAADFLRQAGHEVKESIIDHGYVVEDEIEKYLWADTVIYQQPGWWMGTPWILKKYIDDVFTEGHGRLYASDGRSRSDASKKYGSGGLIQGKTYMLSVTWNAPQEAFDDPSQFFEGAGVDGVYLPFHKANQFLGMKPLPTFLCVDVMKQPDVENNLTRLREHLAAVFA; from the coding sequence ATGAGTAAGATTCTGATTATCAATGCAATGAAAAAATTCGCACACTCTAACGGTGAGCTGAACTTAACTCTGCATCATGCCGCTGCGGATTTTTTACGCCAGGCCGGACATGAGGTAAAAGAGAGCATTATCGATCACGGCTATGTTGTGGAAGATGAGATCGAGAAATACCTTTGGGCTGATACGGTGATTTACCAGCAGCCAGGCTGGTGGATGGGTACTCCATGGATTCTTAAAAAATACATTGATGACGTGTTTACCGAAGGTCATGGTCGTCTGTATGCCAGTGATGGTCGTTCTCGTTCAGACGCTTCGAAAAAGTATGGTTCAGGCGGTTTGATTCAGGGGAAAACTTATATGCTGTCGGTCACCTGGAATGCGCCACAGGAAGCGTTTGACGACCCGTCACAATTTTTTGAAGGTGCTGGAGTTGATGGTGTCTACCTGCCGTTCCACAAAGCGAACCAGTTTTTAGGCATGAAACCTCTCCCTACATTCTTATGTGTAGATGTGATGAAGCAGCCTGATGTAGAGAACAACCTTACGCGCTTACGTGAACATTTGGCTGCTGTTTTTGCCTAA
- a CDS encoding GNAT family N-acetyltransferase: MYSKLIVSLAEHPQYFDDVMEWCYREFWEGPKTDNFELKEFLSEHLKKNRIPCSLVALCDGRPVGSVHLMEREHDINPFFPCLGGLYVLPGYRKLGFGSMLIENALERARINGFPNVYLAADESITYYVSRGWTVIAPDEQSELYIISRPSRMSFFSVNTNMLH, encoded by the coding sequence ATGTACAGTAAATTGATTGTTTCATTAGCTGAGCACCCTCAGTACTTTGATGATGTAATGGAGTGGTGCTATCGGGAGTTTTGGGAAGGGCCAAAAACCGATAATTTTGAGCTTAAAGAGTTTTTGAGTGAACATCTCAAGAAGAATAGGATTCCCTGTTCTTTAGTTGCCCTGTGTGATGGTAGACCTGTAGGCTCAGTGCACCTGATGGAAAGAGAGCATGATATTAATCCCTTTTTTCCCTGCCTAGGTGGCCTCTATGTTTTACCCGGATACCGAAAGCTTGGTTTTGGTTCTATGCTGATTGAAAATGCGTTAGAGCGAGCACGAATAAATGGTTTTCCGAATGTCTATTTGGCGGCAGACGAGAGTATTACCTATTATGTTTCTCGGGGTTGGACAGTGATTGCACCAGACGAGCAAAGTGAACTTTATATTATCTCAAGGCCAAGTCGGATGTCTTTTTTTTCTGTGAATACCAATATGCTACATTAA